GCGCATGGTCAGCTGCTGCTCGTCCGGAGTGAGCGTGTTCCAGGACTGGACGTCGTTGGACAGCGGCACCTTTTCCGGCAGCCAGAAGTTGTTGACCAGGCGGTTCCAGACTTCTACGTCCTTGTCGTCCTGGATCTTGTTCCAGTTGATCGCCTCAACGTGGCTGAGCAGCTTCAGCTTCTCGGTCATAAGTAATTCCTTGTCTTGAAAGGGTGCGAGGAGTTATGCAGAAATGACATATTGAAACGTCACAACATGCAGCTGACGCAACCTTCCACCTCAGTGCCCTCGAGCGCGAGCTGGCGCAGGCGGATGTAGTAGATGGTCTTGATGCCCTTGCGCCATGCGTAGATCTGCGCCCGGTTGATGTCGCGCGTGGTGGCGGTGTCCTTGAAGAACAGCGTCAGGGACAGGCCCTGGTCCACGTGCTGGGTGGCAGCGGCGTAGGTGTCGATGATCTTCTCGTAGCCGATTTCGTAGGCATCCTTGTAGTACTCAAGGTTGTCGTTCGTCAGGTACGGCGCCGGGTAGTACACGCGGCCGAGCTTGCCTTCCTTGCGGATCTCGATCTTCGCGGCCACCGGGTGAATCGAGGAGGTGGAGTTGTTGATGTAGGAGATCGAGCCGGTCGGCGGCACAGCCTGCAGGTTCTGGTTGTAGATGCCGTGCTCCATGACGGAAGCCTTCAGCGCCGCCCAGTCAGCCTGGGTGGGGATGTGGATGCCGTCGAACAGCTCGCGGACGCGCTGCGTCTGGGGAACCCATTCCTGATTGACGTACTTGTCGAAGAACTCTCCGGTGGCGTACTTGGACCGGTCGAAGCCGGCGAACCTGCGGCCGGTTTCAATCGAGAGCAGGTTCGACGCACGCACTGCGTGGTAGACCACCGAATAGAAGTAGATGTTCGTGAAGTCGATGCCTTCTTCGGAGCCGTAGTGCACCCGCTCCCGCGCCAGGTAGCCGTGCAGGTTCATCTGGCCCAGGCCGATGGCGTGCGAAGCGTCATTGCCCTTGGCGATGGAGGGTACGGAACCGATGTGGCTCATGTCCGACACCGCGGTCAGCGCGCGGATCGAGGTCTCGATGGTCCGGCCGAAGTCCGGGGAGTCCATCGTCTTGGCGATGTTCAGCGAACCCAGGTTGCAGGAGATGTCCTTGCCGGTTTCGGCGTAGGAGAGGTCATCGTTGTACGTGGTGGGCTCGGAGACCTGAAGGATCTCGGAGCACAGGTTGGACATGATGATCTTGCCCTCGATCGGGTTTTCCCGGTTCACCGTGTCCTCGAACATGATGTACGGGTAGCCGGACTCGAACTGGATCTCGGCGAGGGTCTGGAAGAACTCGCGGGCCTTGATCTTGGTCTTCTTGATCCGCGCGTCGTCCACCATCTCGTAGTACTTCTCGGTGACCGAGATGTCGGAGAACGGCATGCCGTAGACCTTTTCGACGTCGTACGGGGAGAACAGGTACATGTCCTCGTCGCGCTTGGCCAGTTCAAAGGTGATGTCGGGAACGACGACGCCGAGGGAGAGGGTCTTGATGCGGATCTTCTCGTCGGCGTTTTCGCGCTTGGTGTCCAGGAACCGGTTGATGTCCGGGTGGTGGGCGTGCAGGTACACGGCACCGGCACCCTGGCGGGCACCGAGCTGGTTGGCGTAGGAGAAGGAATCCTCAAGAAGCTTCATCACCGGGATGACGCCGGAGGACTGGTTCTCGATCTGCTTGATCGGCGCGCCGACCTCGCGGATGTTCGTCAGCGCGAAGGCAACGCCGCCGCCGCGCTTGGACAGCTGCAGCGCGGAGTTGATGGAACGGCCGATCGACTCCATGTTGTCTTCGATGCGCAGCAGGAAGCAGGAAACGAGCTCGCCGCGCTGGGCCTTGCCGGCATTCAGGAAGGTGGGGGTGGCCGGCTGGAAGCGGCCGCCGATGATTTCATCCACCATCTGCATGGCCAGCTTCTCGTCGCCGCGGGCCAGGTGCAGGGCAACCATGCACACACGGTCTTCGTAGCGCTCCAGGTACCGCTTGCCGTCAAAGGTCTTCAGCGTGTACGAGGTGTAGAACTTGAACGCACCGAGGAAGGTCTCGAAGCGGAACTTCTTCTTGTAGGCGCGCTGGTACAGCTCGCGGATGAAGTCCATGGAGTACTGGTCGAGTGTTTCACTCTCGTAGTACTCGTTCTTGACGAGGTATTCCAGCTTCTCTTCCAGGTCATGGAAGAACACGGTGTTGTTGTTGACGTGCTGGAGGAAGTACTGGCGCGCAGCAGCGCGGTCGGCGTCGAACTGGATCTCTCCGTTCTTGCCGTACAGGTTCAGCATGGCGTTGAGCTCGTGGTAGCCCAGGTCCTTGTAGGCCTCCGGCAGCTCCTTGGAGTCCGTCATGCCGGCTTCTGCGACTGATGCGTCCAAAACTCTTCCAATCCTTTGTTAACTTTGGCGACGTCGTCGGACGTGCCCATGAGTTCAAATCTGTATAAAACGGGGACTTTGCATTTCACGGCGATGATGTCTGCCGCGAGGCAGTAGGAGTCCCCGAAGTTGGTGTTGCCGGCGCCGATCACTCCCCGGAGCAGGGAACGGTTGTGCTCGATGTTCAGGAACTTGATGACCTGTTTGGGGACGGCGCCGCGTGCTGCCGCGCCGGGCTGTTCCGCGGTCCCGCCGTAAGTGGGCAGCAACAGTACGTACGGACGCTGGGCCAGCAGTGTGGGTTCGGAGGTATGCAGCGGGATCTTTCCCGCCGGCGTGTCCAGTTTTTCGACAAACCGGCCGGTGTACCCCGATGCCGATGAAAAGAAAATCAGGGGCGCGTCGGTGACGGGCTGCGCGTCTGCTGCGGATTCCGGATCCGGGGTTATCCCGGAGCGGTGTGCTATCCCCAGTGTCATGGTTCCTGCGCTCCTGACGGTGCGGTATTACGGGTGTGGTGCGGTGCTGCGGAAACCTGTTTAGGCGACCGAGGACACCGAAGCCTGCGCAAGCGCGTCGATCTTGTCCGGGCGGAAACCGGACCAGGAATCCTGCTCGGTGACGACGACGGGAGCCTGCATGTAACCCAGCGCGCGGACCCGTTCCAGGGCCTCTGCATCCTGGGACATATCCACGATCTGGTACGTGATGCCCTTCTTGTCCAGCGCCCGGTAAGTAGCGTTGCACTGAACGCAGGAGGGTTTGGTGTAAACCGTAACGGTCATGGTTGGTCTCCCCTTGTGAAGCCTTGAAGTCTGTCCCTTGATACTACATCCAGACACTACATCTAGTGCACAGCCGCAACGGGAACCCCAAGATGATGTATTACAAGTATGTCATTAGGAGATGCCCTCGTCCACAGTTAATGCACAGGGCAGGCCGAAAAATTCCGTGGATTCCCGCAGGTCGAGCCGAGTTCTCCACAGGCTGTGCAGAACGAACACACACCCCGTGAAGGGTCGGCAAGGCCACAATTTCGGAGGCGTGTCGCGAATGCTGGGCGTGTCGCCGCCGCCGGCTGCGCATCGGGTCCGCGCAGACCCGCGGCCCGCCCGCCGCCGTCCTCCAAACCGCCTCCGGAGCACAACCGGATAAAGTGGTCGACGGCGGAATATCAATCCGCCGCGGAAGGCGGCACCAGTGATAAACCCGATCCACCTCAAGACCCTCCTGGAGGTCATCCGGGCAGGCTCCTTCGCGGCCGCGGCCCTCCGGCTGGGCTACACGGCTTCGGCGGTCTCCCAGCAGATGTCAGCCCTGGAGCGGGCCACCGGCGCCCATCTGTTTGAACGCTCCGCCCGCACAGCCGCGCCCACGGAAGCCGCCGTCGTCATGGCCCGGCACGCCGCCAAGGTCCTCACCGACATGGACGCCCTGATGGCGGCCACCGCCCGGGTCGAGGCCGGCACCAGCCAGGAGCTGCGCCTGGGCATCTTTCCCAGCTTGGCCACCTTCGCCCTCCCCCGGCTGGTCGGCTCCCCGGGCTGGCAGGACCTGGGCATCAATCTGAAGATCTCCGTCGCGGAACCGGGCCAGACCATCCAGGGACTGCGCACCGGCGGTGAACTCGACGTCGCCCTTATCTACCAGGTGGGACAGGGCGGACTGGCGTGGCCGTCCACGATCAGCCGCCAATGGCTGGGCGACGACGACTTCCGGGTTGTCCTCCCCCGATCCTGGGGCATCCGGGAGGGATCGGGGATTTCCGCCGAACAGCTCTCGGACATGCCCTGGATCATGCACCACCCGGGCACTCCGGATGCGCTGGTCATCGAACGGCTGTTCGCCGGCTGCAACCTCCACCCCCGGGTCGCTGCGTACTGTGACGACTTCAATGCGAGCCTGGAAATGGCCGCCGCCGGTGTCGGTGCCGCGCTGGTTCCGGAATTGGCCATGCTCAACCGGCACGACGGCGTCGTCCTCCTGGATGTGCCGGAGATCCGGTTGGCCCGCAGCATTTTCGCCCTGGTCATCAACGAACGGGAGAACCCGCAGGTCCGGCTCTTCCTCGACCAGCTGGCCGAGGTTCTGCGGACCCAGAGCATCGCGCCCCGGACCGCTGCCGTCCCCTGAGCCGGCGGCTCCCTCCGCCGGCCGCTGCGGCACCGCGGCGGCGGTGTGACCGTGGCTACCATAATCGCGTCCGGCCGCACGCTGCGGTAATACTGGGATGATGCCTACCACGACGGATAATCTCTTTCGCAAGACCGGAAGGCTGCTGCGCCCGTCCCTGTCGTCCGTCGCCGGCCAGGTCAGGGGCATGCTGCACTACACGCGCATTCAGTTGGCCGTCAAGGCTGCCCTGGCCGTCGGTATCGCGTGGACGCTGGCCCCCCTCGTGCCCGGCGTCGCTGCCCAGTATCCGTATTACGCACCGCTGGGTGCGCTGGTCAGCATGTATCCGACGGTGTTCGGCTCGGCGAAGGCCGGGTTCCAGACCCTGATCGGGCTGGTGGTCGGAATGGCACTGGCCCTCATCGCCCTGCTGTTCGGCGGCCCCTCGGTGTGGACCATTGCGCTGATTGTTGGGGTGGGCGTGCTGCTTGCCGGCATCCCCAAGCTCGGTGCGGGGCGGGAGTACCTGCCCATGGCGGCCCTCTTTGTGCTGGTGATGGGCGGAGACGACCCGGACGGTTATTCCACGGGCTACGCGGTGCAAATGCTTGTGGGAGTGGCGGTGGGACTGACCGTGAACGCCGCCATCTTCCCTCCGCTGCACCTCAGCGGCGCAGTCAACGGCTTGAAGTCCCTGCGGCTGTCCCTGGCCCGCCAGCTCAAGGAGATGGGCGCCGCCATCTCCGAAACCTGGCCGCCCGAGCACGAGGCATGGTCCAACCGCCGGACCGAGCTCATCGCATTCAGCAAGGAGGTGCGGGAGTCGGTCCAGCTGGCCGAGACCAGCCACCGCGGCAATCCCCGCCGCCGCCGCCACGGGCGCGACCTCAGCGCGGATTACGAGGCCCTGCGGGCCATGGAACGGGTGACGCTGTATGTGGAGGACATGACCGAGGTCCTCGCCACCGCCATCTGGACCAGTCCGCAAGACATGCCGGTTCCGGCCGAGCTGGCAGAACCGCTCTCCGAGGCCATGACGGCCTGCGGAGAGGCGGTGGAAACCTGGGATGCGGACAGCGAGGAACACACTCAGGCGCGGGACGCCGTCCGGCGGCTGCAGATCGAGATGAACACTGCCGCCTCCCCGGACAGCCCGGTGGACGTGACCGCTTCGCTAGCCATGAGCATGCGCCGGATCCTGCGCACGATCCGGGCCGAAGAGGAGCACCAGTAACTAGCCGGCGGCGGGCAGAATGCCCAGTTCCGTAAGCTGCCGCGCCATCCCCGCGCCGTCGGGCGCATAGATCCACGGAATGTCCGACGGCGCCTCCCCCGCCCGTGAAGTGGAGCGGCCGCCGGCGAGGACAGCCTCACCGGCCGAGAGCTGCCGGATGGCGACGGCCCGCACGTTTTCCGGATGCTGCTTGGCGAAGGCCGCGTAGATGGCTTCGTCGTGCTGCCCGTTGTCGCCGATCAGCAGCCACTTGATGTGCGGAAATTCCTTCGCCAGGCGCTCCAGCTGCGTCTTCTTGTGCTCGGGGCCGCTGCGGAACCAGCGGTCCCGGGTGGGGCCCCAATCGGTCAGCAGCAGCGGCCCGGCCGGATAGAGGTTGCGGGTGATGAAGCGGGTCAGCGTCGCCGCCACGTTCCAGGCGCCGGTGGACAGGTACAGGACGGGGCTGCCGGGATTCTCCCGGGCCAGGCGGTCCATCATCACGGCCATGCCGGGTGTCGGGGTCCGGGCATGCTCATCCAGCACGAAGGTGTTCCAAGCGGCCAGGAAGGGACGCGGCAGCGCGGTCACCATGACGGTGTCGTCTATGTCTGAGACCACCCCCACGGTAGCAGCGGGATCCACGATGTACACGGGTGCGACGGCGGCCTCGGAGTCTTCCGAGCGGAGCGTGACGGAAGTCCAGCCGGGAGCCAGCTGCGCGGGGATGACCACGTCGACAACACCGCCGCGGTCCGCCGTCACCGAATAGCTGTCGTCACCAATCTCCACGGTCACTTTTGCGCTGTTGATGGGCGGGCTCATGAAGTTGCGCCACCCGCGGATGCCGTCCCGGATGACCTGGGCGCCGGCGGAGTTCCCACCGGACACGGCCTGGCCGGGCTTTGCGAGGATCACCCGGCCCAGCACCCGGACCCATTCAGTGGTGCCGTAGCCGGTGAAGGGCAGCATGGTCTGCACTTCACCGCGTTTCCGGGCCCGGCCCTCCCGGTAGGTGTGCAGGGAATCTTCAAGCCGCATGCCGATGTGGCTGGCCTGTTCCTTGACGGGTCGGGTCTGGGCGGACGGTGAGTCTGAAGGTGTCGGCAACATGTCTCCAGTGTGTCAGATACACCCGCCGGGACAGCAAAAAGCCGGCAGCACCGTCGGAACGGTGCTGCCGGCTTCTTGCGGCGGTACTGCTTACAGGCGGTGCTGCTTACAGGCGGCGCTGGGCAGTCATGGGGCAGTCGAACGGATCCCGGGCCGAGAGGCCAACCTCGTTGAGGTAACGGACCACAATGCCGTAGGACTGCGTCAGCGTGGTTTCCGTGTAGGGAATCTTGTGCTCGGCACAGTAGTCCTTGACGATCTCCGAGGCGCGGGCCAGGTGCGGCCGGGGCATATTCGGGAACAGGTGGTGCTCAATCTGGTAGTTGAGTCCTCCCATGAGCGTGTTCATGCCTGTGCCCTTGATGTTCCGCGAGGTCAGGACCTGGCGGGAGAGGAAGTCCACCTTGGAGTCCTTGGGGATGATCGGCATGCCCTTGTGGTTCGGGGCGAAGGAAGCACCCATGTACACGCCGAAGACGGCGAGCTGGACGCCGATGAAGGCGAAGGCCATTCCGACCGGCAGGAAGAAGAACACCGCTGCGACGTACAGGCCCAGGCGCAGGAACACCATGGACAGCTCGGTGAAGCGGCCCTTGACCTGCTTGTTGGCGAACAGGTGCTTGATGGACGTGGCGTGCAGGTTGATCCCCTCGAGCGTCAGCAGCGGGAAGAACAGCCAGCCCTGGCGGCGGGCAAACCAAGCCATGAAGCCCTTTTGCCGTGCGGCCTGCTCCGGCAGGAACGAGATGGTGTCCATGTCGATGTCCGGATCCTTGCCCACCGTGTTGGGGTTGGCATGGTGCCGGCTGTGCTTGTTCATCCACCACTGGTAACTGATGCCGACGACGGCGTTGGCCACGAAGCGTCCGGCGCGGTCGTTCGCGGGTCCGGACTCGAACACCTGGCGGTGCGCGGCCTCATGGGCAATGAACGCCATCTGTGTCAGCAGCACGCCCAGCGCAGCGGCGATCAGCAGTTGGAACCAGCTCTCGCCAATAAGGAAGAACCCGGTTCCGGCGGCAACAAGGCCGGCACAGAGAAAAACAAACGTCGTGATGTAGAAGGAGCGGCGCCGCTTCAGCAGCCCTTCCTCACGAACAGCCTTCAGCAGCCCTGAATAGGTGCTGACGACGGAATTGGTGCGGGTCTTCGGTGCAGCTGGTTGTGCAGTTGTGCTCATGCGGCCCTCGGGGGTTTCTTCGACTTCCCAGCCGACGGTATACGAGCAATGCTGCTCTGCAGATACCCCAGCCTAACCCGGTTGTCTGGAAAAACCATGTGACAGCCCTCCCGCATGCCAGGGCTCCGGCTCTCCCACCGACGTGATTCCACGTGATCTGCGGCTGATCTGCGGCAAAAGAAGCTACTATCCGGTGCATGTCCCGGCATCCGGAAAACCGGCGGGAAGCACCTAGACGAAGGACCGGCGATGACCCGTTCACGCGGCACGCAGCCAGCCGCTGCCCTTGACCTCAGCGGCGCGTCCGTTCGCGGACTTCCTCTCGGTGCGGGGCCGGCTGGACCCGGACCGGATCTTCAGCAACGACTATTTGGACAGGGTGCTGGCGTAACGGCAGGGCGCGCCGCACTGCGCTGTTGGCCCGTCAATCGATAGATTGGGCTCCCATCAACTCGAAGGAATACCGTGACTCCGCCCGCCCGTGACCAGACCGCTGCCCTGCCCCGTGCTCTTCCCCGCTACCGGTATTTGAGTTTCCTTCCGTTTGCCGCGGTTTCGGCGGTCCACATCGGCGCCCGCGCCCTCGGTGCCGATGAGATTGCGGAGCCGACCAAGCTTGCGCTGATGCCCCTGCTGGCCGCCGCAGCATTGTGGGGCGGCCGCGGCTTCCTGCGGGGCACGCCTGCTCTGTTGCTGCTTGCGGCCCTGCTCTTTTCCTGGCTGGGCGACGGCGCCGGCACGTTCTTCCCCTTCGCGCCGGAGCTGCCGGTCATGCTCGGTTCGTTTGGCCTCGCGCATCTCTGCTACATCTGGCTGCTGGGCCGATACACCGCTGTGGGACCGTTTCCCGGGTGGAGCCTGGCCTATGCGGCGTGGTGGCTGCTGATGCTGCTGGTGCTGTGGCCAACGCTGGGCGGATTGACTCTCGCCGTGGCCGCCTACGGGCTGGTGCTCGCCGGGACCGCGGCAACGGCAGCGCGGTGCCGTCCAATGGTGGCGGTCGGCGGGCTGCTGTTCCTTGCTTCCGACACAGTCCTGGCCCTGCGCATTTTCATGCCCGACGCGATGCCGGAGTGGTCCAATCCCCTCGTCATGCTGACCTACTGCGCCGGGCAGGGACTCCTTGTCGCCGGGGTGCTCCGCGGCGCGGTTCCGCACGGCCCGGCCACCGGCCGCTGACGCCGGGCCACCGCCCGCTTATTCGAGGTCTGGTCTCGGAGGCTGCGCTGCAGGCGGCACGACCGTGGTGGTGACAATGATGGTATTTGTGGCCGGAGATGAGGTGTTTTCCATATCCATGCGCGCGGCGAAAGCACTATCCCTCCCCGGGTGGAGAACACGAGACCTGACTACGAGGAGTCACCCGTTCCGTTCCAGCCGTCCATAAAGGCCTGCCTGAACGTCCTCGGTCTCTCGTTGGGCTGCTTCATCGGCGGCTGATTGCGGGCGTGTACGGCACCCTGTGGCGCGCCAGACTCCAAAGGAAGTGATGCACGCAGCGGCGGAAGCAGGGCCTCTTCACGTTTGATAAGCTCGATCGCTGCGGCCACCGGCGTGCTGTGGGTCAGGCTTGCCGAGATTCGGTCAAACTCCGCCAGCCCGTAGTCTCCCAGTGGGAAGCTCACAAAAATCTGGTGGTGCATGCCGCCCTCGTGCTTTGTCTCGCCACGGGTCAAAATGAGCTCCGCGCCGCCGCCCGTCACTGTCGCCTTCCCCTTGCTGCCGATAAGGGCATTGACGTGCTCAAGCAAGATTTCAGGGGCTTCGGGATGCAGCTCTCGCACCAGCTTGTTCAGAAGGATCCGGTTCTCGTTCACCTTGAAAACGTAGACCTTCCACCAGACACTGACCTCGTTCATGAAAGGCGCTCCCTCTGCAGCTCAACAAGTGCTTCGGCCTCGTAGGCCAGGCGAGTAACTTCACGGACACGATAGTCAACGTCCACTTGGGTGCTTGCGGCTGTCACTTCCGTTGCCGGCTGGATGCCGTAGGCCCCGCCAAGCTGGGCGAGCCGATCAAAGCTCGCCCGCTCAACTGACTTGATGCGCTCCTGGTTGGCCTGCTCCAGCTTCACCAGTTCCAGGGACTTCATGGCGTCGTTCAGCCGGGTTATGGCCTTGTCGATGCGGGCCAGATTGCCGGAGGTCTTCTTTGCCTGGGCCGAGACTCTTTCTTCGGAGGGCGCCAACCTCTTGCGGATGGCCTCGACCCCTTGCCGCAGGCGCTCTGCGGTGCCGGCCAGCTCGGCAACCTGACGTGACTCTGCGTGATTCGCCTCCCCCGCCGTCAGGAAGTGATCCCGGCGCCGGACAAACCTGGATTCGACATCTAGCAGATGCAGGACCTGTCCGTTAATCCTCGACGCTTCAGCTCTTGCGAGTGCATCCTCTGCCGCCGCTGCCGTACGGACTTCTTCAAGATGCTTCAGCGCCAGATGGGGGTTCGAGCGTGCTTCCTCCCGCTTACGGAACTCTTCACGCTCTGCCTCAACGCGTCTTTTGGCTTCCTGGCGATCCCAGTCATCCTGAATGCGTTGTTCCCGTTCGCGCTCCCGGGCATCACCATCTGACATCAGGTCGTCAAGGCCCATGACTGCTCCCCATTTCTCGTTCCTGCTGAACAGTACCAACATACGTCCCGCCTATTGACGTTCGCTCGGGCCGCCGCAGATCAGGCAGAAGTCGTGGTTCGCGTCCCCCTCGTCGTCATAAATGCAGTGGTCATTGGGTGACTTGGGGCATTTTTATCCGCCCAGGACCAGCTCTGAGGGGTTTAGGTAGAGGAGCTTTCCGAGCTCGACGCAGACGGCTTCGTCAGCGGCTTCGATGCGGGACTTGAGGTCCTCCGGTGAAGCGACAAGGTCATCATCAACCCGATGAAGAACTCAGGCCGGTCATCGTGCCGTCATTGTGCCGCAGATCCTTCCAGGGCACGAATCAGGGACGGCGCATCATAGGGCCCGTAATGCCGCACGGAACCGATAAAGAAGGTGGGAGTCGAATGCAGGTCCATGAATTCCGCGTCCAGCGCGTCATCTTCGACCCGGTTCGCCGCGGGGCCTGACTGCAGATCTCTGCGGAACAATTCGCCGTCGAGCCCCAGTTCCAGGGCGTAGGTTATGAGGTCGTCGGGTTCCAGCTGATCCTGCCGGCGGAACAACAGCCGGCCGTACTCTCTGAAGGATCCCTGCCGGTCCGCAGCTTCGCTGGCGCGTGCCGCCTCCACGGCATGGGGATGCACGCGGGTCAGCGGCAGGTGCCGCCAGACGTAGACCAGCCGCGGACCAAAATGCTCCAGCACCTCGTCAATGGAGCCAGTGGCCCGTGAGCAGAACGGACATTCAAAGTCCCCGTACTCCACCAGCTGGAGCGGTGCATCCGGATTGCCGCGGAAGTGGTCGCGGGCCGGGTCGAAGCCGCGGACCAGGAACCGCCCGACTGTCGACGCCGGTTGCAGCCGGTCGACCAGCCGGAACCACGCCCAGGCGAGCAGGAAGGCCAGAACCGAAGCCGAGAGAACCCCCACCCGGGCTTCGGCCTGGAGCCGTTCATCCTCGACGGCGAGATCCACGATGAACAGGGAAATGGTGAATCCGATGCCGCACAGGGCCGCTCCCCCGCCCACCCGGGCCAGAGTCAGCCCGGGCGCCAGCTGGCCCGCACCGGTCCGGCGCAGCAGCGCAGTGGCAGCAGTGATGCCCAGCGTTTTGCCGACCACCAGCGCGATGATGATTCCCCAGGTCAGCCGGGACTGCCAGGCGGCCGCGAGCGTGGCACCGTCCAGCAGCACGCCGGCGTTGGCCAGGGCAAAAAGCGGCAGGATCAGGAAGGAAACGTACGGGGCGTAGGTGCCCTGGAGCCGTTCGTTGATCGAAATGGACTCCTTCAGGCTCCGGGCAGTCGCGGCTGCATACTCCGGCGTCGGCGACTGCCGGAACGCCCGGGCCAGCTCTTCGGTGCGTTCCACCTGCGGGCGGCGCGGCGGAAAGACCGGGATCATCAGCGCGATGGCAACACCGGCCAGGGTGGCGTGCACCCCGGAGGCGTAGGTGGCGGCCCACGTCAGGAGGCTGAGCACCGTGTAGGCGGGGCCACGGCCGGTGGGAAGGAACCGGACCAGGGCCACCAGCACCAGCAGGACGACAGCCGTCAGCAGGGGCAGCAGCTCCAGTCCGGAGGTGTAGAACACAGCGATGGCTGCCAGCGCGCCGATGTCATCCACCACGGCCAGGGTCAACAGGAACACCCGAAGCCTGCCGGGAAAGCGGGGGCCGACGACAGCCAGTGCCCCCACCAGGAACGCCGTGTCGGTGGAGATCACCGCACCCCACACCGTCGCGTTTTCCCCGGAAGGATTCAGCGCCAGGAAGATCCCCGCTGGCACCAGCAGTCCCGCCAGCGCCGCCGCCACCGGCACCACGGCACGCGAGCGGTCAGTCAGCTCACCGACCGCGAACTCCCGTTTCACCTCCAGTCCGACGGTGAAAAAGAAGAACGCCATCAACGCATCGTTCACGATGTCGTGAAGGGTCATCTCGAGGTCCAGCCCGCCCACTCGCAGATCGACGGCGGTGTCCCAGAACTCGCCGTAGGTCGCCCCGAACGGCAGGTTTGCCCAGAGCAGCGCAAGCACGGTGAAGGCCAGCAAAAGTGCCGCGGAGATCTTTTCCATGTCAGCGCGCGCCGGGCCGGCAGCGAACCCAAATCGGAACCGGCCGGCGGGGTTGGAGCAGTTCAGCCATTCCTGCATTCTGAGGCAGTGCCCGCGCTGCTGGCTAGGGGGAACGGGCCGGCACAGCAAAACACCGGCCCCCGCAAGGGGAACCGGTGTTTCTCATCAATTCATTGGTGGAGCTGAGGGGATTCGAACCCCTGACCCCCTGCATGCCATGCAGGTGCGCTACCAGCTGCGCCACAGCCCCAATTCAGTTGTTTTCCATCATTCATCATCAGTGCTCCCGGAAGAATTCCGGAAGGAAAAGATGAACATAAACCCTGCCTGCGCAGGAGCTTATTGGTGGAGCTGAGGGGATTCGAACCCCTGACCCCCTGCATGCCATGCAGGTGCGCTACCAGCTGCGCCACAGCCCCAATAAACTGTTTCAACTATGCCCGAATCGGCGGATTTTGTATCCCCCGGGCCGAAGCAACTCCTCTACTTTAGTACAGAAATAACCGAGTGCAAAATCGAACCACACGGGTGGAATTCGAGCGGGCCGGAGGATGCCCCCGGCCCGGCCCCATCCTTCCAGCGGGCTCATCCTTCCACCGGACTCATCCTTCCAGCGGGCCGCTGGGGAGGGCGTCCAACCCCACATTGTGCTGTGCCAGATTCCAGCGTGCACCGCCGGCC
This genomic interval from Arthrobacter sp. zg-Y820 contains the following:
- the nrdE gene encoding class 1b ribonucleoside-diphosphate reductase subunit alpha, with the protein product MTDSKELPEAYKDLGYHELNAMLNLYGKNGEIQFDADRAAARQYFLQHVNNNTVFFHDLEEKLEYLVKNEYYESETLDQYSMDFIRELYQRAYKKKFRFETFLGAFKFYTSYTLKTFDGKRYLERYEDRVCMVALHLARGDEKLAMQMVDEIIGGRFQPATPTFLNAGKAQRGELVSCFLLRIEDNMESIGRSINSALQLSKRGGGVAFALTNIREVGAPIKQIENQSSGVIPVMKLLEDSFSYANQLGARQGAGAVYLHAHHPDINRFLDTKRENADEKIRIKTLSLGVVVPDITFELAKRDEDMYLFSPYDVEKVYGMPFSDISVTEKYYEMVDDARIKKTKIKAREFFQTLAEIQFESGYPYIMFEDTVNRENPIEGKIIMSNLCSEILQVSEPTTYNDDLSYAETGKDISCNLGSLNIAKTMDSPDFGRTIETSIRALTAVSDMSHIGSVPSIAKGNDASHAIGLGQMNLHGYLARERVHYGSEEGIDFTNIYFYSVVYHAVRASNLLSIETGRRFAGFDRSKYATGEFFDKYVNQEWVPQTQRVRELFDGIHIPTQADWAALKASVMEHGIYNQNLQAVPPTGSISYINNSTSSIHPVAAKIEIRKEGKLGRVYYPAPYLTNDNLEYYKDAYEIGYEKIIDTYAAATQHVDQGLSLTLFFKDTATTRDINRAQIYAWRKGIKTIYYIRLRQLALEGTEVEGCVSCML
- the nrdI gene encoding class Ib ribonucleoside-diphosphate reductase assembly flavoprotein NrdI; this encodes MTLGIAHRSGITPDPESAADAQPVTDAPLIFFSSASGYTGRFVEKLDTPAGKIPLHTSEPTLLAQRPYVLLLPTYGGTAEQPGAAARGAVPKQVIKFLNIEHNRSLLRGVIGAGNTNFGDSYCLAADIIAVKCKVPVLYRFELMGTSDDVAKVNKGLEEFWTHQSQKPA
- the nrdH gene encoding glutaredoxin-like protein NrdH translates to MTVTVYTKPSCVQCNATYRALDKKGITYQIVDMSQDAEALERVRALGYMQAPVVVTEQDSWSGFRPDKIDALAQASVSSVA
- a CDS encoding LysR family transcriptional regulator translates to MINPIHLKTLLEVIRAGSFAAAALRLGYTASAVSQQMSALERATGAHLFERSARTAAPTEAAVVMARHAAKVLTDMDALMAATARVEAGTSQELRLGIFPSLATFALPRLVGSPGWQDLGINLKISVAEPGQTIQGLRTGGELDVALIYQVGQGGLAWPSTISRQWLGDDDFRVVLPRSWGIREGSGISAEQLSDMPWIMHHPGTPDALVIERLFAGCNLHPRVAAYCDDFNASLEMAAAGVGAALVPELAMLNRHDGVVLLDVPEIRLARSIFALVINERENPQVRLFLDQLAEVLRTQSIAPRTAAVP
- a CDS encoding aromatic acid exporter family protein, which translates into the protein MPTTTDNLFRKTGRLLRPSLSSVAGQVRGMLHYTRIQLAVKAALAVGIAWTLAPLVPGVAAQYPYYAPLGALVSMYPTVFGSAKAGFQTLIGLVVGMALALIALLFGGPSVWTIALIVGVGVLLAGIPKLGAGREYLPMAALFVLVMGGDDPDGYSTGYAVQMLVGVAVGLTVNAAIFPPLHLSGAVNGLKSLRLSLARQLKEMGAAISETWPPEHEAWSNRRTELIAFSKEVRESVQLAETSHRGNPRRRRHGRDLSADYEALRAMERVTLYVEDMTEVLATAIWTSPQDMPVPAELAEPLSEAMTACGEAVETWDADSEEHTQARDAVRRLQIEMNTAASPDSPVDVTASLAMSMRRILRTIRAEEEHQ
- a CDS encoding phosphatase domain-containing protein, translated to MLPTPSDSPSAQTRPVKEQASHIGMRLEDSLHTYREGRARKRGEVQTMLPFTGYGTTEWVRVLGRVILAKPGQAVSGGNSAGAQVIRDGIRGWRNFMSPPINSAKVTVEIGDDSYSVTADRGGVVDVVIPAQLAPGWTSVTLRSEDSEAAVAPVYIVDPAATVGVVSDIDDTVMVTALPRPFLAAWNTFVLDEHARTPTPGMAVMMDRLARENPGSPVLYLSTGAWNVAATLTRFITRNLYPAGPLLLTDWGPTRDRWFRSGPEHKKTQLERLAKEFPHIKWLLIGDNGQHDEAIYAAFAKQHPENVRAVAIRQLSAGEAVLAGGRSTSRAGEAPSDIPWIYAPDGAGMARQLTELGILPAAG